A window from Candidatus Arthromitus sp. SFB-rat-Yit encodes these proteins:
- a CDS encoding alpha/beta fold hydrolase, whose protein sequence is MVNKKNTLIYSIILLFFIHIIINCIYFLYNNKNNLSYNIPSFDEKQFKINNKTITYYEKNIKNHSDNNISKNIVLIHGAFESSLNSYNLISEPLSTLISKPYNFNIFLIDLPGHGKSFKANNFDYSFRNISSYINSLMENLNITDALLICNNFSSSIGLNMISLNDKIFSEILLIDPVFDYNSMWENFKLFSKNKLSLLPSFIILNLNNSSLNLNKYITSYFNNKNSSNKYASKMIKDSTPISTLDIKSNIPIFALINNKKYFNSSYIKNLSNRFSSILFSPYKYSIEDIINSRFKN, encoded by the coding sequence ATGGTTAACAAAAAAAATACATTAATATACTCTATAATTTTATTATTTTTTATACATATTATTATTAATTGTATTTACTTTCTTTACAACAATAAAAATAATTTAAGTTATAACATACCTAGTTTTGATGAAAAACAATTTAAAATAAACAATAAAACAATAACTTATTATGAAAAAAATATAAAAAATCATTCTGATAATAATATTTCAAAAAATATTGTATTAATTCATGGAGCATTCGAATCATCTCTAAATTCATACAATTTAATTTCCGAACCACTAAGCACACTAATAAGTAAGCCATATAATTTTAATATATTTCTTATTGATTTGCCTGGTCATGGTAAATCTTTTAAAGCAAATAACTTTGATTATTCCTTCAGAAATATTTCTTCATACATCAACTCTTTAATGGAAAATTTAAATATAACAGACGCACTTTTAATATGTAACAATTTTTCATCAAGCATAGGGTTAAATATGATTTCTTTAAATGATAAAATTTTTTCAGAAATTCTCCTTATAGACCCTGTATTTGATTATAATTCCATGTGGGAAAATTTTAAATTATTTTCCAAAAATAAATTATCCTTATTACCCTCATTTATTATATTGAATTTAAATAACTCATCTTTAAATTTAAATAAATATATTACATCATACTTCAATAATAAGAATTCTTCAAATAAATACGCTTCAAAGATGATAAAAGATAGCACTCCGATTTCAACTTTAGATATTAAATCAAACATACCTATATTCGCTCTAATTAATAACAAAAAATATTTTAATTCGAGTTATATTAAAAATCTATCAAATAGATTTTCATCCATCCTATTTTCTCCATATAAATACTCAATAGAAGATATAATAAATAGTAGGTTTAAAAATTAA
- the rsmA gene encoding 16S rRNA (adenine(1518)-N(6)/adenine(1519)-N(6))-dimethyltransferase RsmA produces the protein MTNIRELQREYGFLFKGSLGQNFFNNDNLLNEILDELCITQDDVIIEIGPGFGALTEKLILRAKKVISVEIDNRLIPILNERFDKYDNFELIHYDFMKIDLKNFEKLNSNFKVIANIPYYITTPILEKLFKSDLNIDFIGVMMQKEVGDRILADVSTKEYGSLTVFANYFSSPHVVRYISSNNFTPKPKVDSIFIKFEIQPKRKLKTKEMEEYFLKFVKRCFAMRRKTFYNVLANFGKDKALLSKISDDIGIDFNKRAENLTLNEFIKIFKILNGVN, from the coding sequence ATGACAAATATTAGAGAATTACAGAGGGAGTATGGGTTTCTATTTAAGGGATCATTAGGACAGAATTTTTTTAACAATGATAATTTACTTAATGAAATATTAGATGAACTATGTATTACACAAGATGATGTTATTATTGAAATTGGACCTGGATTTGGTGCTTTAACAGAGAAACTAATTTTAAGAGCAAAGAAAGTTATATCAGTCGAAATAGACAATAGACTTATACCTATTTTAAATGAAAGATTCGACAAATATGATAATTTTGAACTTATACATTATGATTTTATGAAAATTGATTTGAAAAATTTTGAAAAATTAAATAGTAATTTTAAAGTTATAGCTAATATACCATATTACATAACGACTCCTATATTAGAAAAGTTATTTAAAAGTGATCTCAATATTGATTTTATTGGTGTTATGATGCAAAAAGAAGTAGGAGATCGTATTTTAGCAGATGTTTCCACGAAGGAATATGGATCTTTAACTGTTTTTGCAAATTATTTTTCATCACCCCATGTGGTTCGATATATTTCATCTAATAATTTCACACCCAAACCTAAGGTTGATTCTATATTTATTAAATTTGAAATACAACCTAAAAGAAAACTTAAGACTAAAGAAATGGAAGAATATTTTTTGAAATTTGTTAAAAGATGCTTTGCAATGAGAAGAAAAACATTTTATAATGTACTAGCTAATTTTGGTAAGGATAAAGCATTATTATCAAAGATATCTGATGATATAGGAATCGATTTTAATAAAAGGGCAGAAAATTTAACATTAAATGAATTTATAAAAATATTTAAAATCTTAAATGGAGTAAATTAA
- the rnmV gene encoding ribonuclease M5, whose translation MIKIKEVIVVEGICDEIAVKRGVDAEVIYVSGFGISKKTMNLIKNAQERCGVILLMDSDSAGDRIRKKIADNIKGVKHAYIARDKSTKNGDIGVENAKPEDIISALENAKCELNYKRNEFTEKDLFDNKLVGNKNSLKRREILGDILGIGISNGKKFLSRLNSFNISREMFRSSLEKLEEIINDKY comes from the coding sequence ATGATTAAAATTAAGGAAGTTATAGTAGTTGAAGGTATATGTGATGAAATTGCAGTTAAGCGTGGAGTTGATGCTGAAGTTATATATGTATCTGGATTTGGTATATCCAAAAAAACTATGAATTTGATTAAAAACGCACAAGAAAGATGTGGAGTTATACTTCTTATGGACTCAGATTCTGCAGGTGATAGGATAAGAAAGAAAATTGCAGATAATATAAAGGGTGTTAAACATGCTTATATAGCAAGAGATAAAAGTACTAAAAATGGTGATATAGGAGTTGAAAATGCTAAGCCTGAAGATATAATTTCAGCTTTAGAAAATGCAAAATGTGAGTTAAACTATAAGAGAAATGAGTTCACAGAAAAGGATTTATTTGATAACAAACTTGTAGGGAATAAAAATTCATTGAAACGTAGAGAGATTTTGGGAGATATTTTAGGAATTGGAATATCTAATGGAAAAAAATTTTTATCTAGGTTAAATAGTTTTAACATATCTAGGGAAATGTTTAGATCTTCATTAGAAAAGTTAGAGGAGATAATAAATGACAAATATTAG
- a CDS encoding G5 and 3D domain-containing protein, whose amino-acid sequence MVKSRSIKTVLFSLASLLIFVILFYLVIYMNKPVILVVDGIEISTYKAENEVGDMLTENSTVLQNRAEALEPSRVFNTEYEDEGVLNNPFPVVLYLGNNDPYEIMTTSKTIEDLLKEREIKIDDNDIVEPSLYSYIIPDEEIFIKYVDIKINEDRIEIPFEVKTIYNDDLYIDEENLIQEGKNGIRLIKTEKRYENNIEVSSNIIYDGIEDQSIDKVIEKGTKSRSVKYIEQNSSNLHLNGEKILFLGEEYLIKYSKLVESTAFYNSGSNGNHITATGNPTVYNPAGWSTIAVDPKVIPLNTKVYVEGYGFAIAHDTGGAIKGDIIDVFMPSREAAYNWGRKKGIRIYILE is encoded by the coding sequence ATGGTAAAATCAAGGTCGATAAAGACTGTGCTGTTTTCTTTAGCTAGCTTGTTAATTTTTGTTATATTATTTTATTTAGTTATTTATATGAACAAGCCGGTTATACTTGTTGTCGATGGAATTGAGATTTCAACATATAAAGCAGAAAATGAAGTTGGAGATATGTTAACAGAAAATAGTACAGTCTTACAAAATAGGGCGGAGGCATTAGAACCATCAAGAGTTTTTAATACAGAATATGAAGATGAGGGTGTTTTAAATAATCCATTCCCGGTTGTTTTATATTTAGGGAATAATGACCCATATGAAATTATGACAACATCCAAAACTATAGAAGATCTATTGAAAGAGAGAGAAATAAAGATAGATGATAATGATATAGTTGAGCCATCTTTGTATAGTTACATTATTCCAGATGAAGAGATTTTTATTAAATATGTTGATATAAAAATCAATGAAGATAGAATAGAAATTCCTTTTGAAGTTAAGACTATATATAATGATGATTTATATATAGATGAAGAAAACTTAATCCAAGAAGGTAAGAATGGAATAAGACTTATTAAAACTGAAAAACGTTATGAAAACAATATTGAAGTTAGTAGTAATATTATTTATGATGGTATAGAAGATCAATCCATTGATAAAGTAATTGAAAAAGGAACGAAGAGTAGAAGTGTTAAATATATAGAACAAAACTCTTCTAATTTACATTTAAATGGAGAAAAAATACTGTTTTTAGGTGAAGAATATTTAATAAAGTATTCTAAATTAGTAGAGTCCACCGCTTTTTATAATAGTGGATCTAATGGCAATCACATAACAGCTACAGGAAATCCAACGGTTTATAATCCTGCTGGATGGAGTACTATTGCGGTTGATCCAAAAGTTATACCTCTTAATACAAAAGTATATGTTGAGGGGTATGGTTTTGCCATAGCTCACGATACTGGAGGAGCTATAAAGGGAGATATAATAGATGTTTTTATGCCGAGTAGAGAAGCTGCGTATAATTGGGGAAGAAAAAAAGGAATAAGAATATATATATTAGAATAG
- a CDS encoding TatD family hydrolase has product MSLKIFETHSHYYDESFSKDRDEVIKKQFDSGVEKILNCAVDIDSCKKTIEIIDKYDFVYGACGIHPSYSKYYYKINYEDDLYKFHKHHKVLAVGEIGLDYYYDDDKEIQKDIFKNQLSIAKQLDKPVVIHCRDAHEDTFNIIKEFMPIRGVIHCFSGSLETAKKWIKLGFYLGISGISTFKNAVKIVQVIKEIPIEYLLTETDCPYLSPVPFRGKRNESININYVIKKIAEVKNEDFYKIGDTLYKNASKFLSL; this is encoded by the coding sequence ATGTCTTTGAAAATTTTTGAAACTCATTCTCATTATTATGATGAAAGTTTTTCTAAAGATAGGGATGAAGTTATTAAAAAACAATTTGATAGTGGTGTGGAAAAAATATTAAATTGTGCTGTAGATATTGATTCTTGCAAAAAAACGATTGAAATCATTGATAAATATGATTTCGTATATGGGGCTTGTGGAATACATCCAAGTTATTCTAAATATTATTATAAAATAAATTATGAGGATGATTTGTATAAATTTCATAAACATCATAAAGTTTTAGCAGTAGGTGAAATAGGATTGGATTATTATTATGATGATGATAAGGAAATACAAAAGGATATATTTAAAAATCAGTTAAGTATTGCTAAGCAACTAGATAAGCCGGTTGTAATTCATTGTAGAGATGCTCATGAAGATACATTTAATATAATTAAGGAATTTATGCCAATAAGAGGTGTTATTCATTGTTTTTCTGGAAGTTTAGAAACTGCAAAAAAATGGATTAAACTTGGGTTTTATTTAGGTATATCAGGTATTTCAACATTTAAAAATGCTGTTAAGATAGTACAAGTAATAAAAGAAATTCCAATTGAATATCTTTTAACAGAGACAGATTGTCCTTACCTTTCGCCTGTACCATTTAGAGGAAAAAGGAATGAATCAATAAATATAAATTATGTTATAAAAAAAATAGCTGAAGTAAAAAATGAAGACTTCTATAAAATTGGGGATACGTTATATAAAAATGCATCAAAATTTTTAAGTTTATAA
- a CDS encoding transketolase family protein has protein sequence MEMRQVLFNTMNEIMSENSNVVFMDADLAEANGTMKLREIYKDRAFDVGISEANMAGMAAGMSAYGMNPYICTFTPFASRRICDQIAISMCYAKQNVKIISTDSGVCAELNGGTHMSFEDIGVLRSIPGITIIDVVDEIQLREVLLNTVNKKGVIYIRIARKQIPKIYDDNYKFDINKADILKSGKDITIFTTGIMVNECIKASEILEKEGVSVELISVPVIKPIDIDTIKNSLLKTKKAVTVENHNIIGGLYSAICEISCRYSPALINSVGVNDHFGEVGSVNFLLDKYCMTSKTIIEKCRNLLK, from the coding sequence ATGGAAATGAGACAGGTATTATTTAATACAATGAATGAAATTATGAGTGAGAATAGTAATGTCGTATTTATGGATGCAGATTTAGCTGAAGCTAATGGGACTATGAAACTTAGAGAAATTTATAAAGATAGAGCTTTTGATGTTGGTATAAGTGAAGCTAATATGGCTGGTATGGCAGCGGGTATGAGTGCTTATGGTATGAATCCATATATATGTACATTTACTCCATTTGCATCAAGAAGAATATGTGATCAAATAGCTATTTCTATGTGTTATGCAAAGCAAAATGTAAAAATTATATCAACAGATTCGGGTGTTTGCGCAGAATTAAATGGTGGAACTCATATGAGCTTTGAAGATATAGGGGTTTTAAGAAGCATACCGGGCATAACTATAATAGATGTTGTTGATGAGATTCAATTAAGAGAAGTATTATTAAATACTGTAAATAAAAAAGGAGTTATATATATAAGAATAGCTAGAAAACAAATTCCTAAAATATATGATGATAATTATAAATTTGACATAAATAAAGCTGATATTTTAAAAAGTGGAAAAGATATTACAATATTTACTACTGGGATTATGGTAAATGAGTGTATTAAAGCTAGTGAGATTTTAGAAAAAGAGGGTGTAAGTGTAGAACTTATATCAGTACCTGTTATAAAGCCAATTGATATTGACACAATTAAGAACTCATTACTTAAAACTAAAAAAGCTGTTACGGTTGAAAATCATAATATTATAGGTGGACTTTATAGTGCTATTTGTGAGATTTCATGTAGATATTCTCCAGCTTTGATAAATAGTGTTGGGGTAAATGATCATTTTGGGGAAGTAGGATCGGTTAATTTTTTATTAGATAAATATTGTATGACAAGTAAAACGATAATTGAAAAGTGTAGAAATTTATTAAAATAG
- a CDS encoding transketolase: MNCNDLEKLQNKSKEIRKMLLEEIHNLGKGHYGGSLSIVDTLVLLYNFEMKIDVNNPKMENRDRLVLSKGHAGPALYAVLADKGYIDKKDLMTLNKENTSLPSHCDMNKTNGIDMTTGSLGQGISCAVGMAKSAKIKKDDCYIYTIVGDGECNEGQVWEAAIAASAFKLNNLIVFIDYNKMQLDGNLVDILDMGDMHKKWESFGFYTKSVDGHNFEEIHNAICEGKKQDNPVAIVLNTIKGKGVSVVENVGYKNHSMGLSEDEFEKSIKELS, encoded by the coding sequence ATGAATTGTAACGATTTGGAAAAATTGCAGAATAAATCTAAAGAAATAAGAAAGATGTTGTTAGAAGAGATTCATAATTTAGGGAAAGGACACTATGGAGGAAGTTTATCTATAGTAGATACATTGGTGCTTTTATATAATTTTGAAATGAAAATAGATGTAAATAACCCTAAAATGGAAAATAGAGATAGGCTTGTTTTATCTAAAGGGCATGCGGGACCTGCTTTATATGCAGTACTTGCAGATAAAGGGTATATAGATAAGAAAGATTTGATGACTCTTAACAAGGAAAATACATCTCTTCCAAGTCATTGCGATATGAATAAAACAAATGGAATTGATATGACTACTGGATCTTTAGGGCAAGGGATAAGTTGTGCTGTTGGAATGGCTAAATCAGCTAAAATTAAGAAGGATGATTGTTATATATACACTATAGTTGGTGATGGAGAGTGTAACGAAGGTCAAGTTTGGGAAGCTGCTATTGCTGCATCTGCGTTTAAGTTGAATAATCTTATAGTATTTATCGATTATAATAAAATGCAATTAGATGGTAATTTAGTTGATATTCTAGATATGGGTGATATGCACAAAAAGTGGGAGTCATTTGGGTTTTATACTAAAAGTGTTGATGGACATAATTTTGAAGAAATTCACAATGCTATTTGTGAAGGTAAAAAGCAAGATAATCCTGTAGCTATAGTACTTAATACTATAAAAGGTAAAGGTGTTTCTGTAGTTGAAAATGTTGGATATAAAAATCATAGTATGGGATTAAGTGAAGATGAATTTGAAAAATCAATTAAAGAATTATCATAA
- a CDS encoding MetQ/NlpA family ABC transporter substrate-binding protein, translating to MNKFLGVFLMSIFIYIFTSCSSNLVLNDDNDKKIRIGVTSVPYGEILQNIKNVFKEDFDIITYVDQDKLNKDLVDGNLDANFFQTREYLNRFNLTSEIKLVEITPVHVEPLIIYSSKYRTLDKVENEDIVYIPSDFINRNRSLKLLEDAGFVTLAEELDGSYTIINNPKNLIINQVDINDVPYYFNESDLIVLNTNVAMGNNINPKEVGIFYEKSFDNDLKFNIFVTREDMITSVKLKEIANYLNSYENFKFINVKYNGFVKPIF from the coding sequence ATGAATAAATTTTTAGGCGTATTTTTGATGTCTATTTTCATTTATATTTTTACTTCATGTTCATCTAATTTAGTATTGAATGATGATAATGATAAAAAAATAAGAATAGGAGTTACAAGTGTACCTTATGGGGAAATTTTACAAAATATAAAAAATGTATTTAAAGAAGACTTCGATATAATAACTTATGTTGATCAAGATAAATTGAATAAAGATTTAGTTGATGGAAATTTAGATGCTAATTTTTTTCAAACAAGGGAATATTTAAATAGGTTTAATTTAACTAGTGAAATTAAGCTTGTAGAAATTACTCCTGTACATGTTGAACCTTTAATTATTTATAGTAGTAAATATAGAACCCTTGATAAGGTTGAAAATGAAGATATTGTATACATACCAAGTGATTTTATAAATAGAAATAGATCTTTAAAACTTTTAGAAGATGCAGGGTTTGTTACACTAGCAGAAGAATTAGATGGATCGTATACTATTATAAATAATCCTAAAAATTTAATAATAAATCAAGTTGATATTAATGATGTTCCATATTATTTTAATGAATCAGACTTGATTGTTTTAAACACAAATGTTGCTATGGGAAATAATATAAACCCTAAGGAGGTTGGTATATTTTATGAGAAATCATTTGATAATGATTTAAAATTTAACATTTTTGTAACTAGAGAAGATATGATTACATCAGTAAAACTTAAAGAAATTGCTAATTATTTAAATAGCTATGAAAATTTTAAATTTATAAATGTAAAATATAATGGTTTTGTAAAACCCATATTTTAA
- a CDS encoding peptidoglycan-binding protein has protein sequence MSTGSLKIQTYMNNNPEPVDNANVSITLYDKDNMVKEVVYLKTNDSGIAILDGIVTPPIELSLNEYETERPYGLCDIVVSRDGFNETFIKGCQLFGDEEAIQPVNLSAINRNKSIYRQVEEINIESNTLYGNYPPKIPEPEEKDISQSTGQVVLSEVVVPEFITVHTGSPNSIGTDYTVRYSEYIKNVASCEIYSTWPSNAIRANIYAIISFTLNRVYTEWYRGKGKDFTITNSTAYDHAFNYGRNIFKNISNIVDEIFTTYMRRPGSKQPLLSQYCDGSKVKCPGWMTQWGSKYLADQGYTPYEILTNFYGTNLDLVTAKEVKGIPISYPGYPLRVGSQGSDVKNIQKYLNVISRNYPAIPKVYEDGIYGNVTRDAVRKFQEIFNVNISGIVEYDTWYAISNIYVAVTEMAELRQSSRELTEFIPYCPIDKISPIKY, from the coding sequence ATGTCTACAGGATCTTTAAAAATTCAAACTTATATGAATAATAATCCTGAACCAGTAGATAATGCGAATGTTAGTATTACTTTATATGATAAAGATAATATGGTTAAAGAAGTTGTTTATTTAAAAACAAATGATTCGGGTATAGCTATTTTAGATGGGATAGTCACACCGCCCATAGAATTATCTTTAAATGAGTATGAAACTGAAAGACCATATGGGTTATGTGATATAGTTGTTTCCAGAGATGGATTTAATGAAACATTTATAAAGGGGTGTCAATTATTTGGAGATGAGGAAGCAATTCAGCCTGTTAATTTAAGTGCGATTAATAGGAATAAATCAATTTATAGACAAGTTGAAGAAATTAACATAGAATCAAATACACTTTATGGTAATTATCCACCTAAAATACCAGAACCAGAAGAGAAGGACATTTCTCAATCGACAGGTCAGGTTGTATTATCAGAAGTTGTAGTTCCAGAATTTATTACGGTTCATACAGGATCACCGAACTCTATAGGTACTGATTATACAGTAAGATATTCTGAATATATAAAAAATGTAGCATCTTGTGAAATATATTCAACATGGCCATCGAATGCTATAAGAGCTAATATATATGCGATAATATCATTTACTCTAAATAGGGTATATACAGAATGGTATAGAGGTAAAGGTAAGGATTTTACTATAACAAATTCTACAGCGTATGATCATGCATTTAATTATGGAAGAAATATATTTAAGAATATATCAAATATTGTTGATGAAATTTTTACGACGTATATGAGAAGACCAGGATCTAAACAGCCTTTGTTGTCACAGTATTGTGATGGAAGTAAAGTAAAATGTCCTGGATGGATGACACAGTGGGGGAGTAAATATTTAGCAGATCAGGGATATACACCTTATGAAATATTAACGAATTTTTATGGTACAAATTTGGATTTGGTAACAGCGAAAGAAGTTAAAGGTATACCAATATCTTATCCTGGATACCCTTTAAGAGTTGGTAGTCAAGGTTCTGATGTTAAAAATATACAAAAATATTTAAATGTAATTTCGAGAAATTATCCAGCAATACCTAAAGTTTATGAAGATGGTATATATGGTAATGTTACTAGAGATGCTGTTAGAAAATTTCAAGAAATATTTAATGTTAATATATCAGGTATAGTTGAGTACGATACTTGGTATGCTATTTCTAATATTTATGTTGCAGTTACAGAAATGGCTGAGCTTAGGCAATCAAGTAGAGAATTAACAGAATTTATTCCATATTGTCCTATCGATAAAATATCTCCAATTAAGTATTAA
- a CDS encoding DUF3783 domain-containing protein yields MKKFILYGFLEDEILKMKNILKFISSNIKYITFDDNDFDKTLGEVIENEKFNIDGEYNRFDKVIIFQNIVSKEIDIYLKILKKKLSKNIVFATTTQTSINMQISYLFDEFKQERDYFRKNK; encoded by the coding sequence GTGAAAAAATTTATATTATACGGATTTTTAGAAGATGAAATATTAAAAATGAAAAATATATTAAAATTTATTAGTAGTAATATAAAATATATAACGTTTGATGATAATGATTTCGATAAAACATTAGGAGAAGTAATAGAAAACGAAAAATTTAATATAGATGGGGAATATAATAGGTTTGATAAAGTGATTATATTTCAAAATATTGTATCTAAAGAAATAGATATATATTTGAAAATTCTCAAAAAAAAATTAAGTAAAAATATAGTATTTGCGACAACAACACAAACATCAATAAATATGCAAATATCATATTTATTTGATGAATTTAAACAAGAAAGAGATTATTTTAGGAAAAACAAGTAA
- the murI gene encoding glutamate racemase, producing the protein MDFRSGSIGFFDSGIGGISVLIKTMKLLENETFIYFGDSKNSPYGSKSQTEIINLSIKICNFLIFENNCKAIVVACNTASSAAIKVLRERYEPKVPIIGVEPAIKPAVEFVNLNNRNRYILLLATPFTVNGDKLKCLVNRYNHYKIECFALNRLAYMIEQNESEQVIFDYLYTELYRYIGNVSCIVLGCTHYYFVKNIIKNIFGKDVPIFDGSLGTAMELKRRLLENNLANELGNSNSKIHIYNSLDNGKVSYCYKILRELI; encoded by the coding sequence ATGGATTTTAGGAGTGGAAGTATTGGTTTTTTTGATTCTGGAATTGGAGGTATTTCTGTATTAATAAAAACAATGAAACTTTTAGAAAATGAAACATTTATTTATTTTGGGGATTCTAAAAATTCTCCTTATGGGAGTAAATCTCAAACTGAAATAATTAATTTATCTATTAAGATATGCAATTTTTTGATTTTTGAAAATAACTGTAAGGCCATTGTTGTTGCTTGCAATACTGCAAGTAGTGCGGCAATAAAAGTTTTAAGAGAAAGGTATGAGCCTAAAGTACCAATAATAGGAGTAGAGCCTGCAATAAAACCAGCAGTAGAGTTTGTTAATCTAAATAATAGAAATAGATACATATTATTATTAGCTACACCATTTACGGTGAATGGGGATAAGCTTAAATGTTTAGTTAATCGATATAATCATTATAAAATAGAATGTTTTGCACTTAATCGATTAGCTTATATGATTGAACAGAATGAAAGTGAACAAGTTATTTTTGATTATTTATATACAGAATTATATAGATATATAGGAAATGTTAGTTGTATTGTGTTAGGTTGTACGCATTATTATTTTGTAAAAAATATAATTAAAAATATTTTTGGTAAAGATGTTCCTATATTTGATGGATCACTTGGAACAGCTATGGAACTCAAACGTAGACTTTTAGAAAATAATTTAGCTAATGAGTTAGGTAATTCAAATAGTAAAATTCATATATATAATTCTTTAGATAATGGTAAAGTTTCATATTGTTATAAAATATTAAGGGAGTTGATATAG